CTAATGTTGGTAGTCCGCTATTTTTGGTTGCAATTAGAGTGTTCTCCTCACGTTTCTGACGAAAGTCAGGGAGGACGGCGCGAGTGACAATCCAGTAATCTTACTTACCTCGCGTTGGACGGGCGCTCTGCTCGGTTCAGGATTTCAACCCGGCTCATTCGGCAAGTTATTCGCCATGGCCGCTTTTTTCTGCTGTGCGTCTTTCCTGCGTGCAGCATCATTTTCAGATGTGGGGATGTTTCCTTGGCAGTAAGTAATCTTGATATGCACGCGTTGTTCGTTCTGGGCGATTTGCGTGCGAAGTTGGTTAAACAGTTTCAGTCGCGTTTTGTTTATGTCACCGAACAGAACGCCGAAGGCATTTACATCGCCGAGATCGACACCGAAGCTTCATTGGTCGTCGACGACAAGCCCGGCCTCAAACTCAAGGTCGGCGATCATTTCAGCGCTTCCGTGCTGCCCAGCCGTGAAGGCGGGAAACTCGAGATCAGGTTTCGCGAAATCAAACTGACTGTTTACGGTTTGGGCGATTACGCGTTTGTCACCACGGCTGACGGCCACGGCGTGGTGTTCAAGGAAGGCCACAGCGTGGTGATGGTTTTTGCCGCTCACCAACAGTTGCAGGAAGGCCTGACCAAAACCCTCAAAGCCGTGACGGCCAAGGCTGCCAAGTGGCGCAAGGGTGAACTGGTGACCTTCAAGGCCAGCGAGTAATGGCGCTGACCCGCGCCGATTTTCACCAGCAGAACCTCGCCAGTGCCAAGGTCGAGGCTCAACGCCTGTTCGACCAGAAGGCTGTAATGCAAAGCGCTTGGCTGAACTGGGTGGCGTCGCAAATCTACACATTGCGTCCGGCGGAATACGCCAGCATGGTGCGCAGGGAACTGGCGCAGTTGCAGCAACCTGCTGAAAAGTAATCCCCCCACCTCATCACCGCGAAAAAGCAGGAACCTCTACTACAGTCAGTGGACTGAGTATTCAGAGGCTTGCGGTCTTGTCTGTCAGGCCATCCTGCTATTGCTGTGAACAGCACGAGGTGCAAAAGCATGAAAGGAATTCGACGGTTGCTGGCGGCCACCCTGGCCACCTTCGGTCTGCTGACGACGCCGCTCCCGGTGTTCGCCGCGCAAGCCCCGATACATTTCGCCGATCTGAACTGGGAAAGCGGCAGCCTGATCACCGATATCCTGCGGATCATCGTCGAGAAGGGTTACGGATTGCCGACCGACACGCTGCCCGGCACCACCATCACACTGGAAACCGCGCTGGCCAACAATGACATTCAGGTCATCGGCGAAGAGTGGGCGGGGCGCAGTCCGGTGTGGGTCAAGGCTGAGGCCGAAGGCAAAGTCGTCAGCCTCGGCGACACGGTGAAAGGCGCCACCGAAGGCTGGTGGGTGCCGGAATACGTGATCAAGGGCGATCCGGCCAAAGGCATCAAACCGATGGCGCCGGACCTGCGCAGCGTGACCGACCTGGCGCGCTACAAGGACTTATTCAACGACCCGGAGAGCCCCGGCAAAGGGCGCTTCCTCAACAGCCCGATCGGCTGGACTTCGGAAGTGGTCAACAAGCAGAAACTTACCGCCTATGGGCTCAACGACAGTTTTGTGAATTTCCGCAGCGGCTCGGGTGCAGCGCTGGACGCGGAGATCAGTTCGTCGATCCGTCGCGGCAAGCCGATCCTGTTTTACTACTGGTCGCCGACGCCATTGCTCGGGCGCTTCAAGTTGATCCAACTGGAAGAACCGCCGTTTGACGCTGAAGCGTGGAAAACCCTGACCGACGCCGATAACCCGAATCCGAAACCGACCCGTTCGCTGCCGTCGAAACTGTCGATTGGCGTGTCGACCCCGTTCCAGAAAGAGTATCCGCAGATTGCCGAGTTCTTCAGCAAGGTCGATTTCCCGATCGAGCCATTGAACAAGGCGCTGGCGCAGATGAGCGAGAAACACACCGCACCGCGGCAGGCGGCCGAGGCGTTCATGAAGGCGCACCCGGATGTGTGGCAGGCGTGGGTGCCGAAGGATGTGGCGGATAAGGTCAGCGCTTCATTGAATTAACCAATAACTTTCAGGAGCAAGGCTTGCCGGCGATGGCGATTTCGAGGCTGCCTTCGCGGGCAAGCCATGCTCCCACAGGTATTTGTCGAATCGAATCGACGGACAACCCGAAATCTGTGGGAGCAAGGCTTGCCCGCGATGCTCTTGCTGTTAGAACCTGGTCTGCACCGCCAATTCAAACGTGCGCGGTGTCCCGAGGTAATAGGCCGGCGACACATGCGCAAACTCGGCATACACCTCATTGGTCAGGTTGCGCACCCGCCCGGTGATCGTGGTATGCCGATCCACCTTGTAGCTGAGAAAACTGCCGAACAACGTGTACGACGGCACGGTCATGGTGTTGGCGTTGTCGGCAAACACTGACGCCACGTACCGCGCATCGACACCACCCTGCCATTGCGGCGCAAAGTCGTAGGTCAGCCACAGATTGCCGACGCGGTCCGGGACATTGGTGGGCGTATTGCCCTTGCGCGAAACCCCCGCGCCCGCCGCGTTTTTCTCGTTGAACTCATCGTATTGCGCATCAACCCAGGCGAAATTGCCCTCGGCCAGGAGCTTGTCGGTAATGCGCAAAGAACTCGCCAACTCGATGCCTTTCGACGTTTGCTGACCCACCGGGATGCTCTGGGTTGTGTCCAGCGGATCAGTCACCGCAAAATCCTTGCGCTCGATTGTGTACGCCGCCAGCGTCGCTGAGCCGCGACCGTCGAGATAATCAAACTTGCTGCCAACCTCCCATTGCTTGCCGGTGGACACGTCGAAATCCTGCGTGCCATTCGGCTGCTCGGCGGCGGTGCTGTATTGCACGTAAACGTTAGCCGAAGGAATGAATTTATAGGTCAACCCGACCCGGCCAGTCAGCGGTTCCCAGCTGCGCTTGAGGTGTCGCGGATTGCTCGTGGTCACTTCCCGGTGATTGGTCACGTCGAGGTCAATGTCGTCGTAGCGCAGGCCGGTGAGCAACGCCAGTTTGTCGGTCAATGCCAGGCGATTTTCGGCGAACAACGCTTTGGTCGTGACTTGGTTGGTCTTGTCGCTGACAAACCCCGGTCTGGTCCCCGGAATATCGTAGAAGTGACCGGGCTGAAAGTTGTTCGGGTCAACACTGCTGGTGCCTTTGACATTCAGCGGTGAGTTGGTGGTCTGGTTGACCTTGTACTCGAAACCGCCGGACCAGGTGGTCTCCAGCCCCCACAAAGTGTTGTCGTGGCGCAACTCGAACTGGTTGCCGTTCTGCTCGCCCTGATGCCGCACCTGATACGCTGTGGAGCGATTCACTGCGCTGTTGTCGGCGTTGTACTGGTAGGTTTCAAGGTTGCGATAATCGCGCTGGCTGTCGAGGTGATACAGGGTGTTGCGCAACGTGGTGTTGTCGTTGATCCGGTAGTCGATAATCGAGCGCACCCAGAGCGTGCGCTGCTCATAACGACCGTCCTCGACGTTGTAGTTGTTGAAGCGATTGTGTTTGTCGATCTTCAGTTCGCCCGCCTTGGGATTGAGCACCGGCGTGCCCCAGTAAGGGCTGTCCTCGTGTTCGTCCTGATACTCCAGCGCCAGCGTGTGCGACAGGTTTGGCGTCAGGTCGCTGAGCAGTGAAAACGCCACGCTCCAGGCGTCGCGTTGCTGGCGGTCGATGTAGCCGTTGCTGGCGTTGTGACTGACGTCGAGCCGCGCGTAATGCTGCACGTCTGCGCCAGCCTCGCTAAGCGCGTGGTTAAGGCCGAAGGCGGTTTCAGTGGTGTCATAACTGCCGTAGCTGACCCGACCTTCGGCGGCTTGCTCGTCGCGGGTTGCGAGTTTGCTCACGTAGTTCAACGAGCCGCCGACCGAGCCGGCGCCATTGATCAGCGACGAGGGCCCGCCGACCAGTTCCACCCGATCATAAATCCACGCGTCCACCGGGCGGGCGAGGCCGCCGGAAACGTTGATGCCGTTGAACATCTGGGTGATCTGGCTGCTGGTGAAACCGCGATAGGAGACGAATCCGCCAAACCCCGGCGGCGCGCTGGCATTGACGCCGGGCAAGGTGTTGGCGGCGTCCTGAAAGTTCTGCGCGCCGTGGCGTTCGATGTCGTTGCGGTCGGCGATGGCCACCGAGGCCGGCGTGTCACGCACGCTCAAACCGAGGCGCGAAGCCATGCCGCTGGATTGATCGAGGCTGAGGCCGGGCTCGGCATTGCTTTCGCCATCAATGGTGATCGGCGCGAGGTCGATGCTGGTTTGCGCCCAGGCGCTTGCGCACAGCGAAAGCGGCAGGCAGCCAAACAGGCTCGCTAGCAAAGGGATGTGTTTCATCGATTGAATCCTGAATTCTTGACTGGAAAACAGCGCACAGGCAAACGCCACGCGTTAGCGAGCAGGCTGATCGATACGGTCGAGGTGATTCAGGCGAAGGGCGGGGCGCGGGGGTTGGCCGACGGCCAAGTGTGGCGGGCAGGCAGGTCGATCGTGGCAACGGCGGCCAATGGCGGGCTGTGTTGTTGCGGCAGAATCGCCAGGGTCAGGCTGGAATTAAGCGCCGGACCCATGCCGCCGGTGGAGCACAGCGGGCAGCCAAAGGCTTTGGCCAAAGTTGGCAGTTTGTCTTCGGCAGGGTTGGCGGCGGCGGGCGCCTGAGTCGCTGGGTCGACGCTGCAAAACTGGCCGCCGAGGCCGTTGAGCTGCATCCCGACCATTTGCCCGTGACCGATGCTGCAGGCGAACACATTGAACAGGACGCAGCAATAAAGCATCCAGGCCATTAGTGTGCGATCAGATCGGGCGAATTTCATGGAGCGGCACTTTAGCACCGTCGATGACATTTACCCTTACAAAAATGCGCGATGAAGTTCATCCTGCTGCGACATTTCACGCTGGAATTCTGAATATGAGCCTAATGGTCGCGCAATGGATGGCTGCAATCTTCCTGCTGATCAGCCTGATTCATCTGTACTGGGCAGCGGGTGGCAAGCTCGGAAGTGATGCGGCGGTGCCTCGGGTGCCCAGCGAGGGCGGCGGCGAATCGAGGCCGGCGTTCAAGCCGTCGGGTTTTGCGACGTTGCTGGTCGCCGTGGGATTGTTGCTGATTGCGATGCTGGTGTGTTTGCGTGTCGGTTTGTATTTGCCGACGGTGCATCACTGGTCGCTGCAATGGGTGATCAGCGCTGTCGCGATGCTGATGTTTGCCCGGGCGATTGGTGATTCGAATCTGTTGGGGTTTTTCAAACAGGTCAAGGATTCGAAGTTCGCGCGACTGGATACCTGGGCCTATTCGCCGTTGTGTGTGGTGCTGGGGGCGGGGTTGTTGGCGGTTGCGTGGATTTGAGTAGTTGCTGAAAGCTTCGCGGGCAAGCCTCGCTGCGCTACAGCTGTGGGAGCGAGGCTTGCCCGCGAAGACGCTCGCCCAATCAATACAAACCGTTGAACTTAGCCCTGACGCTCACTGTTGCGGCTACTCACCTCGGCCGGCACATCATCCCCGGCCATGCGCTTGCGGAACAACGCCGCGCGCGCCAGCAGCAGCGTGGTTACCGGCACGGTGATCGCCAACAGAATCGGAATCAGCCACGCGTGCAGCACCGGCGCCGACTTGAGCGCCGAGAAATAAATGATCGACGCCAACGCCACGCACCACGCGCCTAACGTCGAGGCCAGGGCCGGCGGGTGCATGCGCTGGAAATAATCCTTCATTCGCACCAGTCCCACCGCGCCAATCAGCGCAAACAGGCTGCTGAGCACCAGCAGAATCGCCACTGGGATCTCCACCCACATCGACAATTCGCCATTCATTCGATCACCTCGCCACGCAGGAGGAATTTGGCCAGGGCAAACGAGCCGACGAAGCCGAACAACGCGATCAGCAACGCCGCCTCAAAGTAAGTGTCACTGGAATAACGAATGGCCAGGGTGAGCATCATCAACATGGCAATGATGTACAGGTAATCCAGCGCCAACACTCGGTCCTGAGCCGACGGGCCGCGAAACAGTCGCAGCAGCGTCAGGATCATCGCCACGGAGAAGATGAACAGGCTCAGCAGGATCGCATTCGCCAACAAAGGGCTCATTCGAAGATCTCCATCAGGGGCCGTTCGTAGGTTGTCTTGAAATGCTCGATAAACGTCGTTTCATCGTCCAGATCAAACACGTGCAGCAAAAGAATGCTGCGGTCCAGCGCCAGTTCCGACCAGACCGTGCCGGGCACCACCGTGCAGATCACCGACAACGCCGCGAGGCCATTGGCGTCCTGCAAATCCAGCGGCACTTTGACGAATGCCGAGCGCGGCGGGCGGTGGCCGGCGGTCAGCACGCCCCAGGCCACGGCGAGGTTCGACACCACCACGTCGCGCCCGACCAGCAAGAACAACCGCACAATGACCCCCGGCCGGCGAATTCGGATCGGCAACGGGCGCAGTTTGCGCATCATCAGCGGCGCACAAAAACCGAGAAGCGCACCGAGCAACAGATTGCCAGGGCTCAACGACAAGTTCAGCAGCAGCCACAACAGCCACAACGCCAAAGACAACCACGGTGCCGGGAACAGACGCTTCATGGCTGCGCCTCCAGCAGGGCCGCTTTGCCCTCGGGGCTCGGCACCGCGCGGGTGGCGAGCACCGCCATTACGTATTGCTCGGGATTATTCAACGCCTGCGCGGCAGCCTGGGTGTAGCGCAGCAGCGGTTCAGCCTTGAAAGTCAGCGCAACGCTCAACCCCAGCAGGACGATGATCGGCACGCATTCGAAGCGTCGCAGCAGCGGTGAAGGCCGTTCTTCCGGGGTCCAGAAGCGCTGGATGCCCAACCGCGAAAAGGCAATCAGCGAAGCCAGACCGGAAAGCACCAGCAGTGCGAGCAAGCCCCACGCCGCGTTCGACACCGGGATGTCGGCGCTATCGCCCAGACCTAGCGGATTGAGCAGCGCGTGCAGCAAGCCGAGCTTGCCGATAAACCCGGACAGCGGCGGCATGCCGATGATCAGCAACGAACAGGCAATAAAACTCAAACCGAGGAACGCCATGGTCCAGGGAATTACCTGGCCGACCACGGCTTTCTGCTCATCGTCGAGGTTGATGCCTTTGGGCGGTTGCAGCGATTCCATCGGCCGTGGCAGCAGGTCGCCGTCGTCGAACAGTGGGATCTCATTGGCAGAACGGGAACGCTCAATCAACTCGGCCAAGAGGAACAGCGCGCTCAATGCCAGCGTCGAGCTGACCAGGTAAAACAACGCTGCGCCGATCAGGTTGGGTTGGGCGAAACCGATGGCTGACAGCAGAATCCCGGCCGACACGAGGATGCTCAGGCTGGCCATGCGTTCCAGGCGCTGCGCGGCGAGGATCGCCACGGCGGCGCAGGTAATCGTCGCCATGCCGCCGTAGATCAGCCAGTCGCCGCCGAAATACGCCGACGCCCCGGCTTGCCCGGAGAACAACAGCGTCCACAGACGCAGCAAGGTGTAGACGCCGACTTTGGTCATGATCGCGAACATCGCCGCGACCGGCGCGCTGGCGGCGGAGTAGGCTGGCACCAGCCAGAAGTTCAGGGGCCACATCCCGGCTTTTGCCAGAAACGCCACCGCCAGAATCGCCGCGCCAGCATGCAGCAAACCGAGATCGGCTTCTGGCACCAGCGGGATTTTCATCGCCAGATCGGCCATGTTCAGCGTGCCGGTGACGCCGTAGATCAGCGCCGCGCCAATCAGAAACAGCGAAGAGGCGAGCAAGTTGATCGAAATGTAATGCAGCCCTGACGACACCCGCGCCCGGCCGGAGCCGTGCAGCATCAAGCCGTAAGACGCCGCGAGCAGCACTTCGAAGAACACGAACAGGTTGAACAGGTCGGCCGTCAGGAACGCGCCGTACAGACCCATCAATTGAATCTGGAACAGGGCGTGGAAGCTCGAACCGGCGCCATCCCAGCGCGCCATGGCGAATAGCAGGGCGCTGACGCCGATGATCCCGGTCAGCACCAGCATCATTGCCGACAGTTGATCGACCACCAGCACAATGCCGAACGGCACCTGCCAGTTGCCCGGCAGATACACGCCAATCGAACCGGGCACGCCGCTGCTTTGGGTCCATTGCAGCAGCATCACCGAAATGCCGAGGCCGACCAGGCTTGAGAACAGATTGATCTTGGCTTTGAGCGGGCGATGCCGTTCGCCGAGCATCAGCATGATGGCGGCGGTCAGCAGCGGCAGGAGAATCGGCGCTGCGATCAGGTGCGTCATCACATTCATTCTTTAGGCTCCCGGCCATCCACGTGGTCGGTGCCGGTCAAGCCCCGCGAAGCCAGCAACACCACGAGGAACAGCGCGGTCATGGCGAAGCTGATGACGATGGCGGTCAAAACCAGCGCTTGGGGCAACGGGTCGGTGTAGTGCAGCAGATCCTGCGGCACGCCGTCCTTGATGATCGGTTCCTTGCCGATAAACAGGCTGCCCATGCTGAAGATGAACAGGTTGACGCCGTAGGACAGCAGGCACAGGCCCATGACCACCTGAAATGTCCGTGGCCGCAGGATCAGCCAGACGCCGGAGGCTGCGAGGACGCCGATGGCGATTGCGATGACTTCTTCCATCAGACGGCTCCTTTGGCAGCTACGGCTCGGGGCAGGGCAGAGGACTTGGGTTGCGCGGCGGTTTTGTGACCTCGCACCGATTGGTGGGCGATGGCGGTGAGCATCAGCAGGGTTGAACCAACCACCACGGCGTACACGCCGATGTCGAAAAACAGCGCGCTGGCAATGTGGATGTCACCCAGCACCGGCAGTTTGAAATGCCAGGTGTGCGTGGTCAGGAATGGATAACCCGCCGCCATTGCCCCGAGCCCGGTGACGGTGGCGAACAGCAAACCGGTGCCCATCCAGCGCAACGGTCGCAGGCTCATTTGCGCCTCGACCCACTGCGTGCCGGCGACCATGTATTGCAGAATGAACGCCACCGACATCACCAGCCCGGCGACAAATCCGCCGCCCGGCTGGTTGTGCCCGCGCATGAATAGATAGAAGGAAACCACCACGGCAATCGGCAGCAACAGACGCACCAGCACGGCCGGGACCATCATGAAGCCGAGCGCGGTGTCGCTGGCCGAACGCGGGTTGACCAGGTCGGTGACTACATCCGGCGCCAGCAAACGTTGCTGGGCTGGCAGCTGCAAACTTTCTTTCGGTGGGCGGAAACGACGCAGCAGGGCGAAGACTGTCAGCGCCACGGCCGCCAGTACGGTGATTTCGCCGAGGGTGTCGAAGCCACGGAAGTCCACGAGCATCACGTTGACCACGTTGCTGCCGCCACCCTCGGGCAGCGCGCGGCTGAGGTAAAACGAGGAAATATCGTTTGGTGTCTGCCGCGTCAGCATCGCGTAGGACAGCAGCGCCATGCCGCCGCCGACCACCACCGACAACAGGAAGTCACGAATCCGCCGCACGCGCGCCTTGCGCAGGGTGCTCGGTAGTGGCGTGACTTCTTCGATCCGTCGCGGCAACCAGCGCAGACCGAGCAGAATCAGGACCGTGGTCACCACTTCGACCACCAGTTGGGTCAACGCCAGGTCCGGCGCCGAGAACCAGACGAAGGTTACGCAGGTCATCAACCCGCAGACACTGACCATGGTCAGGGCCGCCAGTCGGTGATATTTGGCTTGCCACGCGGCGCCGAGGGCACAGGCAATTGCCAGCAACCAGAGGGTCACGAACACGATCGAGCCGGGAATCTTCGGCCGATCGCCCCAGCTCAACTGGCTGTTGAGCATCGGGATCAACCCGCCCAGCACAGCGGCGACGACCATCAGGAACAATTGGGTTTGCAGACGTTTGGAACTGACGCGGCGTTCGAGACGTCGGGCCAGACGCATCATCACCACGAGGCTGCGCTCGAACTGGCGCTTGCCGTTGAAGCGGCCAATGATCGGCGGGTATTTGAAGCGTCCGCGTTTAAGTTGGTTGCGCAGCAACAGATAGAGGACGATGCCGCCGGACATGGCCACCAGACTCATGATCATCGGCGCGTTCCAGCCGTGCCAGATCGCCAGACTGTATTCCGGCAGCGTGCCGCCGACCACCGGCAGTGCGGCAGCGGCGAGTAATGGGCCGACCACTTGCGCCGGGAAGATTCCGACGATCAGGCAGGTGAACACCAACAGTTCGACCGGCGCACGCATCCAGCGCGGCGGTTCGTGCGGGACGTGGGGAAGATCGGTGGCGGTCGGGCCGAAGAACACGTCGACAGTGAAGCGCAGGGAATAGGCGACGCTGAACATGCCGGCGATGGTCGCGACAATCGGCAGCGCCATTTCTACCCACGCCGTGGCGTTGATGAACACGGTTTCGGCGAAGAACATTTCTTTCGAGAGGAAGCCGTTGAGCAACGGTACGCCGGCCATCGAGGCGCTGGCGACCATCGCCAGCGTCGCGGTGAACGGAATCAGCTTGATCAGGCCGCTGAGCTTGCGGATGTCGCGGGTGCCGCTTTCGTGGTCGATGATGCCGGCGGCCATGAACAGCGAAGCTTTGAAGGTGGCGTGGTTGAGGATGTGGAACACCGCGGCGACGGCGGCGAGCGGACTGTTGAGGCCCAGCAGCAGGGTGATCAGGCCGAGGTGGCTGATGGTCGAGTACGCCAGCAAACCTTTGAGGTCGTTCTGAAACATCGCGCAATAAGCGCCGAGCAGCAGCGTACACGCGCCGGCCCCGCCGACGATGTAGAACCATTCTTCACTGCCGGACAGCGACGGCCACAGCCGCGCGAGCAGGAAAACCCCGGCCTTGACCATGGTCGCCGAGTGCAGATAAGCCGAAACCGGGGTGGGTGCCGCCATGGCGTGCGGCAGCCAGAAGTGGAAGGGGAATTGCGCGCTTTTGCTTAAAGCGCCGACCAGAATGAGCGGGAGCAGGATGGGGTAGAGGGCGTGTGCGCGAATCAGATCGCCGGCGGCCAGGACCTTGTCGAGGTCGTAGCTGCCGACCACATGGCCGAGCAGAATAACCCCCGCCAACAGGCATAATCCGCCGGCGCCGGTGACCATCAACGCCATGTAGGCGCCGCGTCGCGCATCGGCGCGGTGGTGCCAATAGCCGATCAACAGGAATGAAAAGAGACTGGTCAGTTCCCAGAAAAACACGATTTGAATCAGGTTGCCGGAGATCACCAAACCGAGC
The window above is part of the Pseudomonas prosekii genome. Proteins encoded here:
- a CDS encoding DUF2946 domain-containing protein, which produces MKFARSDRTLMAWMLYCCVLFNVFACSIGHGQMVGMQLNGLGGQFCSVDPATQAPAAANPAEDKLPTLAKAFGCPLCSTGGMGPALNSSLTLAILPQQHSPPLAAVATIDLPARHTWPSANPRAPPFA
- a CDS encoding K+/H+ antiporter subunit F, with product MSPLLANAILLSLFIFSVAMILTLLRLFRGPSAQDRVLALDYLYIIAMLMMLTLAIRYSSDTYFEAALLIALFGFVGSFALAKFLLRGEVIE
- a CDS encoding TonB-dependent receptor — its product is MKHIPLLASLFGCLPLSLCASAWAQTSIDLAPITIDGESNAEPGLSLDQSSGMASRLGLSVRDTPASVAIADRNDIERHGAQNFQDAANTLPGVNASAPPGFGGFVSYRGFTSSQITQMFNGINVSGGLARPVDAWIYDRVELVGGPSSLINGAGSVGGSLNYVSKLATRDEQAAEGRVSYGSYDTTETAFGLNHALSEAGADVQHYARLDVSHNASNGYIDRQQRDAWSVAFSLLSDLTPNLSHTLALEYQDEHEDSPYWGTPVLNPKAGELKIDKHNRFNNYNVEDGRYEQRTLWVRSIIDYRINDNTTLRNTLYHLDSQRDYRNLETYQYNADNSAVNRSTAYQVRHQGEQNGNQFELRHDNTLWGLETTWSGGFEYKVNQTTNSPLNVKGTSSVDPNNFQPGHFYDIPGTRPGFVSDKTNQVTTKALFAENRLALTDKLALLTGLRYDDIDLDVTNHREVTTSNPRHLKRSWEPLTGRVGLTYKFIPSANVYVQYSTAAEQPNGTQDFDVSTGKQWEVGSKFDYLDGRGSATLAAYTIERKDFAVTDPLDTTQSIPVGQQTSKGIELASSLRITDKLLAEGNFAWVDAQYDEFNEKNAAGAGVSRKGNTPTNVPDRVGNLWLTYDFAPQWQGGVDARYVASVFADNANTMTVPSYTLFGSFLSYKVDRHTTITGRVRNLTNEVYAEFAHVSPAYYLGTPRTFELAVQTRF
- a CDS encoding DUF3995 domain-containing protein, producing MSLMVAQWMAAIFLLISLIHLYWAAGGKLGSDAAVPRVPSEGGGESRPAFKPSGFATLLVAVGLLLIAMLVCLRVGLYLPTVHHWSLQWVISAVAMLMFARAIGDSNLLGFFKQVKDSKFARLDTWAYSPLCVVLGAGLLAVAWI
- a CDS encoding ABC transporter substrate-binding protein; amino-acid sequence: MKGIRRLLAATLATFGLLTTPLPVFAAQAPIHFADLNWESGSLITDILRIIVEKGYGLPTDTLPGTTITLETALANNDIQVIGEEWAGRSPVWVKAEAEGKVVSLGDTVKGATEGWWVPEYVIKGDPAKGIKPMAPDLRSVTDLARYKDLFNDPESPGKGRFLNSPIGWTSEVVNKQKLTAYGLNDSFVNFRSGSGAALDAEISSSIRRGKPILFYYWSPTPLLGRFKLIQLEEPPFDAEAWKTLTDADNPNPKPTRSLPSKLSIGVSTPFQKEYPQIAEFFSKVDFPIEPLNKALAQMSEKHTAPRQAAEAFMKAHPDVWQAWVPKDVADKVSASLN
- a CDS encoding Na+/H+ antiporter subunit E, which gives rise to MKRLFPAPWLSLALWLLWLLLNLSLSPGNLLLGALLGFCAPLMMRKLRPLPIRIRRPGVIVRLFLLVGRDVVVSNLAVAWGVLTAGHRPPRSAFVKVPLDLQDANGLAALSVICTVVPGTVWSELALDRSILLLHVFDLDDETTFIEHFKTTYERPLMEIFE
- a CDS encoding Na+/H+ antiporter subunit C, with translation MEEVIAIAIGVLAASGVWLILRPRTFQVVMGLCLLSYGVNLFIFSMGSLFIGKEPIIKDGVPQDLLHYTDPLPQALVLTAIVISFAMTALFLVVLLASRGLTGTDHVDGREPKE
- a CDS encoding monovalent cation/H+ antiporter subunit D — its product is MNVMTHLIAAPILLPLLTAAIMLMLGERHRPLKAKINLFSSLVGLGISVMLLQWTQSSGVPGSIGVYLPGNWQVPFGIVLVVDQLSAMMLVLTGIIGVSALLFAMARWDGAGSSFHALFQIQLMGLYGAFLTADLFNLFVFFEVLLAASYGLMLHGSGRARVSSGLHYISINLLASSLFLIGAALIYGVTGTLNMADLAMKIPLVPEADLGLLHAGAAILAVAFLAKAGMWPLNFWLVPAYSAASAPVAAMFAIMTKVGVYTLLRLWTLLFSGQAGASAYFGGDWLIYGGMATITCAAVAILAAQRLERMASLSILVSAGILLSAIGFAQPNLIGAALFYLVSSTLALSALFLLAELIERSRSANEIPLFDDGDLLPRPMESLQPPKGINLDDEQKAVVGQVIPWTMAFLGLSFIACSLLIIGMPPLSGFIGKLGLLHALLNPLGLGDSADIPVSNAAWGLLALLVLSGLASLIAFSRLGIQRFWTPEERPSPLLRRFECVPIIVLLGLSVALTFKAEPLLRYTQAAAQALNNPEQYVMAVLATRAVPSPEGKAALLEAQP
- a CDS encoding Na+/H+ antiporter subunit G, with amino-acid sequence MNGELSMWVEIPVAILLVLSSLFALIGAVGLVRMKDYFQRMHPPALASTLGAWCVALASIIYFSALKSAPVLHAWLIPILLAITVPVTTLLLARAALFRKRMAGDDVPAEVSSRNSERQG
- a CDS encoding monovalent cation/H+ antiporter subunit A is translated as MSLIVLLLLPFIGSCVAALLPHNARNTESLLAGLVALIGTIQVALLYPQIADGGVIREEFFWLPSLGLNFVLRMDGFAWLFSLLVLGIGTLVSLYARYYMSPDDPVPRFFAFFLAFMGAMLGLVISGNLIQIVFFWELTSLFSFLLIGYWHHRADARRGAYMALMVTGAGGLCLLAGVILLGHVVGSYDLDKVLAAGDLIRAHALYPILLPLILVGALSKSAQFPFHFWLPHAMAAPTPVSAYLHSATMVKAGVFLLARLWPSLSGSEEWFYIVGGAGACTLLLGAYCAMFQNDLKGLLAYSTISHLGLITLLLGLNSPLAAVAAVFHILNHATFKASLFMAAGIIDHESGTRDIRKLSGLIKLIPFTATLAMVASASMAGVPLLNGFLSKEMFFAETVFINATAWVEMALPIVATIAGMFSVAYSLRFTVDVFFGPTATDLPHVPHEPPRWMRAPVELLVFTCLIVGIFPAQVVGPLLAAAALPVVGGTLPEYSLAIWHGWNAPMIMSLVAMSGGIVLYLLLRNQLKRGRFKYPPIIGRFNGKRQFERSLVVMMRLARRLERRVSSKRLQTQLFLMVVAAVLGGLIPMLNSQLSWGDRPKIPGSIVFVTLWLLAIACALGAAWQAKYHRLAALTMVSVCGLMTCVTFVWFSAPDLALTQLVVEVVTTVLILLGLRWLPRRIEEVTPLPSTLRKARVRRIRDFLLSVVVGGGMALLSYAMLTRQTPNDISSFYLSRALPEGGGSNVVNVMLVDFRGFDTLGEITVLAAVALTVFALLRRFRPPKESLQLPAQQRLLAPDVVTDLVNPRSASDTALGFMMVPAVLVRLLLPIAVVVSFYLFMRGHNQPGGGFVAGLVMSVAFILQYMVAGTQWVEAQMSLRPLRWMGTGLLFATVTGLGAMAAGYPFLTTHTWHFKLPVLGDIHIASALFFDIGVYAVVVGSTLLMLTAIAHQSVRGHKTAAQPKSSALPRAVAAKGAV